Below is a window of Paraburkholderia kururiensis DNA.
GCTCGGCACGCGCGCCGCTCTCGGGCCGCGATGGGCCAGCCGCATCCGCAAGATTGCGCGCGTTCATCGCACCACCCCTCGCGCCGACGCCGTGCCGCGCGCGGCTGCGTCCGACGCCGCGGCGCGCGTACCCGCACCGCGCGCACGCCCGGCGCGGCGCGCCTCGAGCGTGCGCTCGTAGAGCGCGAGGTAATCGGCGCATACGCGTGTCACGCTGAACACGTCGAGGTGTTCGCGTGCGCGCGCGGCGAGCGCCTGTCGTGCGGCTGCGTCGTCGATGAGGCCGCCGATCGCGGCGGCCAGCGCCTCCGGGTCCGACGCCGGCACGAGTCGCCCCGCTTCGCCGCGGTCCAGCATTTCGGGGTTGCCGTCCACGTTCGTCGCGACGATGGCGCAGCCCGCTTCGCGCGCTTCGGAAAGCACGAGGCCGCCGGGCTCGCGATGCGAGGCCAGCACGAACACGTCGGCCTGCGCGAGCCACGCGCGCGGGTTCGCCATGAAGCCCGTGAAGTGCGCGCGATCCGCCACGCCCAGCGTGGCGGCAAGCGCTTCCATGCGCGCGCGGTCGGGACCGTCGCCCACCAGATACAACGCCGGCTGCACCGGCCGATGCGTCTGTCCGCACAGCATGGCGAACGCGCGCAGCAGATCGGCAATGCCCTTGCGCTCGTACATGCCGGCCACGGTGACGATGCTCGGCCGCACGACGCCGGGCAGCGGACCGGCTGGCAACACAGGCGCGGCCGACTGCGCCGCGGTGCCCGAATCAGCCGTAGCACCCGCATCAGCCGAGTCGGCCGTAGCGACATCCGCCGCAAACCGCGGCGTCCCGATCGTGCCGTTGCGCACCACCGCGAGCTTCGCGGCCGGTATGCCGCGCGCCGCCATCGACGCGGCCACCGCATCGCTCACGGCCACCACGCAATCGCCCACGCCCATCACCGTTGCGCTCTTCTGGAACTCGTTGTGCACCGTCGTCACGAGCGCGAAGCGCCGCCGCGTCGTGCAGAGCCGCGCCATCAGCGCGCCCGTCATCATGTGCGCATGCACGACGTCGGGCTGCGTCTGCGCCACGAGCCGCCGCATGCCCGCGAGCATGGCCGGCACGCGCCAGGGCGTCTTCGACTGACGAAGCTCGACGTGACGCACGCCGTAGCGCGCGAAGAGCGGCTCGAAGCCGCCGCCCGAGGTGGCCACCGTCACCTCGTGCCCCGCGCGCGCCTGCACGCAGGCGAGATCCACCATCATGTTGACGATGCCGTTGCCCACGTTCTGCGCATGGTTGGCGAGATGGACGATCTTCATGGCGACCCCGGATGAAGCGCGGCACGGGCCGCGCGGGCAGACTCTGACGAAACGGAATGCAGGCGCGGCGCGTCATCGGCCGAGCGCGACGAAGACCCCGGCGGCCTGAAGCGATACATGAGCACCTTGCCGTGGCTGTCTTCCTCGACGAACACGAGGTACTCGCCCGCATACGGTCCCGACTCGATGCGGTGCGCCGTAATAGGCATCGGCACGTCGACGATTCCGCTTCGCTCGCCCACTTCGGGCCCCGGTGTGAGGCGCCCCACTTCACGCCCGGTGTCGCGTTCGTGCACGTGCACCGCGCCCGCACGCGTTTCCACGGTGAAGAGGTAATCGCCGGCCACGGTCCAGCCGTTCATCGAGGCCGGATCGGGCGGCCCGCGGTCGGGCAGATCGATGGCATAGCGCAGCACCGGCGCGCCGCGCAGCCAGTGGTCGTAACGCGCAAGCCGCGAACCCGTGCCGTTCCAGTTGTATTCGAGGAACGGATGCGCGGGCGTGGAGCCCGACACGTAGAGCGTGTCGTCGGCCGGGAAATAGGCGAGGCGCGCGATGCGCGTGAACGGTTCCGGCATCGGCCACGTCTTGACCGCGCTGTAGCGATAGACAGGATTCCCAACGTTATCGAAACCGAGCAGCGCAAAGCGCCGGATGCCCGCCGCGCCCAGCCCCTGCCAGACGTTGCCCGCCTCGTCCACCCACCAGGCCGTGACGCGCGGCGCGCCCTCGCCCCACTGCGGCTGGTCGAAGTCCGTGACGGCGAAGCGCCCCTTGCCCGCCGTGTCGCGCCAGATCCATTCGCCGCTTGCAGGCTGGTTCGGCGGCCACGGCTTGTCGATATGCGAGGGCGAAAAGAGCCCGGACGGAATCGCGGTCTCGCTGCCCGCTTCGAAGCAATAGATGCGCAGGAACGACGAGGTCATGTCCGTCGTAAAGAGCAGCCGATGTCCGCGCACCTCGCGCACCAGCGGCAGCCCGCGCATGCCCTGGCCGAGATGCAGGAACGGATCGTAGGGATAGCGGAAGCGGTTCGCCGTGAAGCCCGCATACGACCACTCCGCGCCGCTTCCACGCGAGAGGTCGAGCGCAAAGCGCTTGCTGCCCGTATAGACCGAGGGCGGCATGCCGTCCATGAACTGGGCGCCGTCCACGAAGAGCAACCCTTGCACGCTGAAGCGGCGCGTGCCGTCGGGCGCGTAGCCTTCTATCACGGCGCCTTCCGTGTTGCCCGGGCCGCCCGCGAACCCTCGCGGCCCCGTGCCGTTCATCGCGACGTAGACGTTGCCTGCCGCATCCGCGGCCACTGCCGTGAGGCCGTTGAAGCGCTGCGGCCCGGGCGTGCCCGCCCTGCCGGCATAGATGCCGCCCGCGACGCCCAACGTCCCCGACAGTTGCATGGAAGCCCCTTGATTCGTGATGCGGCGATCGGCAGCCGCCGCGTCGTTCTTTTGCGTGAGCGCGCCGCCGCTTGCGGCCGGCGCGAAGATCAACACCTGCTGGCGCACACCGTTGTCCGCAACGAGCAGGCGCCCGCGCGCATCCACGGCGATGTCCACGGGCACCGTGCCGCGCGGCAACGCGAGCGTGCCGAGCACGGCGCCATCGCGTGCATGGTGGACGACGCGTTTCGCGCTGTCTGTGCGGCTGCGCTCGATGACCCACAATGTCCCGTCCTTCGCGAGCGTGAGGCGGCCCGGCTCGCGCACGGGAAAGCCGCCCGCGGGCTGCATGGTCTGCGCATCGAAGATCTCGATGCGGTTGTCGTGGAGGTTCGACACGAAGAGGCGCGCGTTGTCGGCAGCAAGGCCGCGGATGGCGTCGTCTATCGGCTCCGGCGCCTGCGCGACCACGCGAAACGCGAGGCCACTGCCGGGCCAGTCGGCCTGCCCCGCGAACGGCACGCCGCGGCGCACGTCCGCGCGGCTGCGCCGCGACACGCCGAACCAGCGCACGCCTTCGCGCGGCAGATGTTTTTCGGCCGCCATCGCGTTGCCGATGCTCACCACGATCTGTGCGGCGAACACGTAGTCGTCGTTCACGGCGATGGCGTCGCCGCCCAGCATGCCCCAGCCGTGCGAGCCGCCGCCGTAGCCGACGAGCGCGCCGTCGCGGTAGTGGCCGATCTCGCCGCCGCCTTCGTCCCAGGGCGCGTTGGTGAAGAGCTCGCCGTTCGGCGCGACAGCGAGCGCCTGCACGTCGGACTGCACCCAGCGGCCGTCGCCGAAGCCCCACGTGTTGCCGACCCACGAGGTGCGATACGAGAGCGGGGGTTCCGTGGAAAAAGCGGCGGCAGAAGTGGTAGTAGACGTGGCGGAAGAAGTAGCGGCAGCAGAGGTACCAGCAAAGGCAGTGGCGAAAGTCGCCACCCAGGCCGCTGCGCACAGCACGCCCGCGAACAGCGCGCAAAAAGCGACGCGTTTCATCGCCCGCGCGCTTCAGTGCGCCTCGATCGCTTCGCGATAGACGCGCGCCACGCCGCGCGCCACCACGGGCAGATCGAAGCGGCCGCGCGCGTAGGCAAGGCACGCGTCGGCGTCGGGCAGCGCGATGCGGCCGCGCAGCGCGTCGGCCATGCCGGCGGCGATCGCGTGAAAGCCGCCCGCGGGCAGCACGAGGTCCGGCGAAAGCGGCGCCACGGCCTCGGGCAACCCGCCCACCGGCGTGACGAGCACGGGCGTGCCCGCCGCGAGCGATTCGATGGTCGTGAGTCCGAAGCCTTCCAGCGACACCGTGGGCACCACCGAAAGGTCCGCGGCGCGATACCAGAGCGGCAACGCGGCGTCTTCGACGAAGCCCGCCAGATGCACCGCGGAGACGAGCCCCCGTGCCTCGATGCGCGCCTGCAGCAGTTCGGCGAGCGGCCCTTTGCCCGCAATCACGAGCAGCACGTCGGGCACGGCCTGGCGCACGAAGAACATGGCGTCGATCAGGTTTTCGAGCCCCATGCGCGTCACGAGCCGCCGCACGCAGAACACGAGCGGACGGTCGGTGGCCACGCCGAGCAACTCACGGGCTTCGTCCTTCGTGGTGGCAATGTCGAAACGATCGACGTCCACACAGCCCGGCACCACGCGAATCGATTCGTCCCGCACGCCATACGTGCGCTCGAGAATGTCGCCGAACGCGCGCGAGAGCACGATGTGGCGCGTGCCGCTGCGATAGACGAAGCGCTCCAGTGCCCGGCGCGCCGCGATGGAAAGCCCGCCGCCGCCTTCGGGAAACGACTCGTCGGCCCATGGGCCATGAAAGTGCACGACGCGCGGCACGCCGCCGAGCACGCCCGCCAGCGGCGCCGCGTAGAGCGCGAAATGCGTGGCCACGACGTCGGGCCGCTTCATGCCCACGAGCTGCCGCGAATGCCTGCGCGCGCGCCACAGCCGCACGCCGAGCGGCGCGTGGGCGTCGGCGAATGCCTCGACACGTCCCGCCGTGACTTCGCGCACCGCGCCGCTGCCCGCCACGAGCCCGCGCACGTTCACGCCCTCGCCGGGCAGCGCCTCGACGAGCGACATGAACATGCGGTCGAGCCCACCCGGCCGCTCGCCGAACCAATGCATGCCGATCTGCAACGAATCGATAGGCGCCGTCATGGCCGCGCCGCCGCGATGGAATGCGGCGCGCGCGCCGCGCGGGGCGCGGGCGTACGCACCTCTTCGTAGAGCGCGAGGTAACGTTCGGCCATGCGCGGCCAGCCGAGCGTCGCGGCACGCTGCCGGGCGGCCTCGCCCATCTGCCGGGCGGCCACGCGGTCCGTGGCGAGTTGCACGAGCGCCGTGGCGAGCGCGGCAGCGTCGTCGGGATCGTCGAGCACGATGCCGGCGGCGGGCCCGGTGTGCGGCGCGTCTTCCGTGGGGGCCGCGTCGTGTGGGTCGTGCGTGCCGTGCGGGTCGTCACGCGAGGCGCCAGCCTCGATCATCTCCGCGCCGCCCGCGGTGCGCGCGGTCACGACGGGCAGCGCTGCGGCCATCGCTTCGAGCAGCACGAGCCCGAGCGGCTCGTAGCGCGAGGGAAACACGAAGGCGTCCACGGAGCGCATCAGTGCCGGCATGTCTTTCACGAGGTCGAGAAAATGCACGCGGTCGGCCACGCCCAACGACTGCGCCAGCGCCGGATACGGACTGTTGCGCAGAATGCCGGCCACCGCGAGATGCACGTGCGGCGGCGTTTCGCGCAACGCGCGCAGCACCGTATCCAGGTTCTTGCGCGACATCCGCAGGTCGCCCGCGAAGAGCGCCATGAACGGGTCGCGCGGCAAGCCGAAGCGTTCGCGCTCGCTTGCGCCGGGCGCGAATTCGTCGAAGTCCACGCCGTTGTGGATCACGTGCAGCCGCGCGTCGGCAATGCCGAGCGCGGCCACTTCCTGCGCAACCTTCGCGGAGACCGGCACGATGGCCTCGGCGCGCCGCAACGCCCAGCGCTCGCACCAGGCGTTGAGCCGCGTGTAGAGCACCTGGTACGCGTGATAGGCGCCGCGCCGCGCGCGAAACGGATAGAAGCCGCAGCGGTACCAGCCGTCGTGAACGAAGTGCACGGCGTTCACGTGCGCACGCGCCCACGTGATGAAGCCGTTCACGTGGATCACGTCGAACGCGTCGCGATGCGCGGCGATCCACACCGCCGTGCGCCACGCGAAGAGCTGGTATTGCACGAGGCGCGAAGGCAGCTTCGAGGGCGCGATCTTCACGAAGCGCGCGCGCGGATGCGCCGCGAGCGCGCTGTCCGCGGCGGACGCGAGCAGCGTGACCTCGTGGCCCGCTTCCAGCGCGGCGCGCGCGATCTCGTAGTTGACGCGCCCCTGGCCGTCGTTTTTTGCGACGACGTGCGTGACGATGAGAATGCACATCGGCGGCCCGCTCATGGCTCGCTCCTTGCGTTGAGCGGTCCGGGGCCGCCACGGAAAGCGCCGGGCCGGCCGCCGCTCGCATCGGCGCGCGCGACGCCCGTTGCGGCGAAGCCCGCCGCCGCGCCCACCGGCACGGCAACGGCCGTGCCGGCGCGAGCCTGCGGCAGCACCGTGCCTGCGCCGCTGCACGCAGCGGCCAGCGCGCGGCGGCGCCGCAGCCATTGCATCTCGCGCGCATGGCGCTGCGCGATGGCGGGCAGCAGCACGCCGACGAAGAAGAACAAGCCCGGCAAACCCGTGAGCGTGTTGACGAACACCATCATGCCGAGCATCGCGAGCGCCACGCCCACCGCCGAAATCGCGAAGCGGTCGCGCCCGCGCGCGAGGCTCGCCCAGAACGCGCGCCACAGCAGCATCACCACGCCCGTCACGTAGAGCAGCGTGCCGGGCCACCCCATCACGTAAGGCACTTCCATGAGGCCGCTGTCGAACACGACGTTGGCCTGCGCGCCGTCGTTGTCGTCGGCGGAGAGCTTGGTGCCGAGACCCGTGGTGCCGAGGCCCTGCCCCGAGATGTCGGTGAGCGCGACGGACAGAAAACTGCGGTAGAACTCCGCGCGCACCTGGTAGCTGTTGTCGTCGCCGATGTTCTGGATGGAGTCGAAGCGCTGCATGATGGGCGCCGAGATTTCGTCGATCATCAACGCGGGCGCGCCGAGCAGCGCAAAGCCGAGCAACGCGCCCACGAGACGCATGCGGCTCTTGCCGTCGAGCATCGCGAGCGGATAGACGAGCCCGAGCGCAAAGCCGCCCCACGCGCTGCGCACCGCCGTGAACATCAGCGACGGCACGCCGACGAACGCCGTGGCCACCTTCAGCCGCCCGCGCGCGGCGAGCGACATCAGCAGGATCGACATGATGGTCTGCGCGTAGGGCCCCGACGAATTCATCGTGCTCGACACGCGCATGCCGAACGGCACGGGGTGCCCTTCGGACTCCATCTGCGAAGCGAGCAGCCAGAACGCGTCCCACGGCGGCGGCGAGACGAACTGGATCACGCCGTACAGGCCGATGGCGAAACCGCCCCACGTGAAGGTCTTGAGCAGCACGTCGCGATAGAGCGGATAGTCGCGCCACGTCACGAGCAGGCGAAACGCGACGAGCACCGGGAACGCCCAGTTGACCACCGTGAAGGTGGCCGCGGCGGGTCCGGCCCTCACCACGCCCACGATATAGGCGTAGAAGAGCCCGAGCACCACGAGCACGAGCGGCATGGCGCGGCGCTCGCCGAGCACGCGCAGGTTCGAGAGCAGCGAGAAACCCGAGAGCGCGACGGCGACGAGCGGCGCGATCATCACGGGGCTCTTCGGATTGAACGAGCCGTTCACGAAGTCGGCGAGGCGCCGCACTTCGGGCGAGAGAAAGAAGAGCCAGCACACGAAGCCCAGGTAGTGGGCCGGCGAGCGCCGGTAAAAGCGCAGCGCGATGGCGAACGCGCCCACCGGGTAGACGAGTTCGACGAGCCGCCCCTGGTGCAGCACGATCAGCAGCAGCGTGATGCCGAAGAGCGCGAGCGGCAGGCGCAGCGGATGCCGCTCGCGCGCCGTGCGCGAGACGGCGCGCGCCGCACCGGCCGGCGCGGTGGCGCTCGCCTGCGGGCGGAGGCCTTCGGGTTCGCCTGAGGGTCCACCATCGAGCGCACCATCAAGCGCACTACCCAGCCCACCTGCCTGCCGGCCGCGCAACGAGCCCGCGGCGGCCTGCACTACAGCCCGCAAGCCGGGGCGCGGACCCGGCATGGGCGCCATGGCGGTGCTCACAGCTCGAAGATGCTGCCGAGCGTGAAACCGCTGCGCTCACGGCGCGTCCCGTTCACGAGCGGCTTCGCCGCACGCGAACTGCGCGTGAGTCCGATGAAGGGCACGCCGTATTCGAGAAACGGCCCTTCGGTTTTTCGGAATCCGAACTGTTCGTAAAACTGCCGCAGTCCGAGCGGCGCGCTCACGCGCACCGTGCGGCCGGGCCAGCGCTGCGCAATGGCGTTCAGCACGCGTTCGATCAACTGCTCGGCGGTGCCGTCGCCGCGCCGCGACGGACTCGTGAGCACCTTGTCGATCACGATATCGGGGTCTTCCGCGTCGCCCGGTTTCACCCGCGCATAGGCGACGATCGGCATGGGTCGCGTGATGTCCTCGGCGCCGAATACGTGCAGCGCCGCTTCGTCGTGTCCATCAGGATCGAGGCATACGTGCGACTGTTCGACGACGAACACCGCACTCCTCGCGCGCAGGATCAAATACATCTCGCGCGCCGTGAGCTGCTCGAACTCAAGCGTCTTCCAGTTCATATGGTCTTTCCTCGGCTATTCGTTTTTCGTCCCGGGCCGCCTGCTTTGCGCACGCTTCGCCGCGGTTTTCGTCGCGGCTTTTCGCCACGCTTGCCCCGCTTCTTCCGGCGCGCTTTCAGCCCGTGCGCGCCGCGTTTCTCGAAGTTCCGCGCCTGCTGCACGGCCCGTTTCGTTGTATGGGGACACGTTACGTGACGTAGCTATGCGGTTTCCGTGCGGAATCGCACCGACCGCCCCTGATCGCGGTCCGTTAAATACGCACTGCCGGCTCTCTCGCCGGACATGCATACCAAACGCGTGCGCCGCAGGCACACAGGCTGCGACGATCGACATGACCAAAACGTGAGGGCGTCTTACATGAAAAACGTACTGCGACGTATTCTTTCCGAGTCGGCTCGCCTGTCTGTTTCACCGGATACGCTCGCCGACGACGCCGATCTGTACGCAGCCGGCCTTTCCTCGTTGGCGACCGTGCACCTGATGCTTGCCATCGAAGACGAGTTCGGCATCGAGATTCCGGACCGGATGCTTACCCGCCGTCTCTTCTCCAGCATCGATTCGCTTGCCGCGGCCGTGACCGAGCTGCAGCAGGCAAAGGCGGCAGCATGAACGCCCCGCTCCTCCATACGCCCCCCGCGCCCGGCGCGAACGCGGCTGCGCAAGACGCGGCCGGCACGTCGGCCGCCCCGCTCGCGGCCGTGGGCACGGAACCCGGCTGGCGTGCCGCCGCGCGCCGCGCGGCCCAGGTTGCGGCGCAGCATGCCGACGCGGTGGACCGCGACGCGCGCTTTCCGCACGAAGCCTTCGACGCGCTTCGCCGCGAACGGCTGCTGTCGGCCATGCTCGCGCCGGAGCTGGGCGGCATGGGCCTGCCCGTGGCGGACATCGCGACCATCTGCGGCATCCTCGCGGAAGCGTGCGCGTCCACCGGCATGATCTACGCCATGCACCAGATCCAGGTGGCCTGCATCGACGAGCATCGGCACGGCTCCGCCTGGCATCGCGACTTCCTCGCGCAGCTGGCCGACAAGCAGTGGCTGCTCGCCTCGGCCACGTCCGAAGAGACCATCGGCGGCAACACGCGCACGAGCGCCTGCGCCGTGGAACTCGACGGCGACGACGCGAGCGCGGCCCTGCGCATCGAAAAGCTGGCCACCGCGGTCTCGTACGGCGCGTACGCCGACAGCGTCCTCATGACGGCACGCCGCAACGCCGAAGCGGCTGCGTCGGACCAGGTGCTGATCGTCACGCTGCCGTCCAACACGACGCTCGAAAAGCGCGGCACGTGGGACTCGCTCGGCATGCGCGGCACCTGCACGGAGCCGTTTCGCATCGTCTCGCACGGCACCGCGGCGCAGATCCTGCCCACACCGTTCGCCGACATCTCCGACCAGACCATGCTGCCCATCTCGCACATGCTGTGGTCGTCGGTATGGACGGGTGTGGCCACCGACGCCGTGAATCGCGCGAAGGCCTTCTTCCGTGCGCAGGCGCGCGCGAAGCCGGGCTCGGTGCCGCCCGCGGGGCTGCGGCTTGCAGAGGCCGTGGGTCTGTTGCAAATGATGCAGGCGCGCCTCGCCGTCGCGCTCGACGCCGACCGTGCCGCGCACGCCGCCCGTCAGCGCGCCGGCGATCAGTGCCAGTTCGACGCGCCGCTCGCGGCCATGCTCGGTTTCGCCTCCGACATGAACACGCTCAAGACCAGCATCTCGGCCACGGCGCTCCAGGTAGTACAGGAAGTGCTCATGATCTGCGGCCTTGCCGGCTACAAGAACGGCACGGAGTACAGCGTGGGCCGTCATCTGCGCGACCTGCATTCCGCGCCGCTGATGATCAACAACGACCGCATCGCCCAGAACACGGCCAACCTGCTGCTCGCGCAGCGGCCCGCCGCGCCCGGGAGGGCTTGAGATGAACACGATGACCGAAACGGCGCAGCTTGCCGCCGCGGATCCGGCCGCAAGCGCGGCTGCCGGTGCCGATGAACGCGCGGCCGAACCCACGTTCCGCGACGAACTGCTGGCAAAGGGCATCCTGATCGACACGGGCGAAAACGGCCTCTACGGCCGCAGCCAGGTGTTCGAAGACGTGGTGGATCGCCTCAACGTCGCGATCACGCATCTGGGCGCGGACCAGCAGCCCGAAGTGCTGCGCTTTCCGCCCGCCATGCGCCGCACCGACTTCGAAGACAGCGAGTACCTGAAGAGCTTCCCGAACCTCGCGGGCACCATCCATTCGTTCTGCGGCAACGACGCGGGCCACCAGCGCCTGTTACGCTGCCTCGACGACGCGATGGCCGAACGCGACGACGACCGCGACCCCGCGTGGATGGAGCAGCAGCAGCCCACGCGCGTGGTGATGACGCCCGCCGCCTGCTATCCGGTCTACCCGGTGATCTCGCGGCGCGGCCCGCTGCCGCAAGGGGGCGCCACCATCGACGTGCTCTCGTACTGCTTTCGCCACGAGCCCTCGCTCGAC
It encodes the following:
- a CDS encoding glycosyltransferase family 4 protein, with product MKIVHLANHAQNVGNGIVNMMVDLACVQARAGHEVTVATSGGGFEPLFARYGVRHVELRQSKTPWRVPAMLAGMRRLVAQTQPDVVHAHMMTGALMARLCTTRRRFALVTTVHNEFQKSATVMGVGDCVVAVSDAVAASMAARGIPAAKLAVVRNGTIGTPRFAADVATADSADAGATADSGTAAQSAAPVLPAGPLPGVVRPSIVTVAGMYERKGIADLLRAFAMLCGQTHRPVQPALYLVGDGPDRARMEALAATLGVADRAHFTGFMANPRAWLAQADVFVLASHREPGGLVLSEAREAGCAIVATNVDGNPEMLDRGEAGRLVPASDPEALAAAIGGLIDDAAARQALAARAREHLDVFSVTRVCADYLALYERTLEARRAGRARGAGTRAAASDAAARGTASARGVVR
- a CDS encoding glycosyltransferase family 4 protein, which encodes MTAPIDSLQIGMHWFGERPGGLDRMFMSLVEALPGEGVNVRGLVAGSGAVREVTAGRVEAFADAHAPLGVRLWRARRHSRQLVGMKRPDVVATHFALYAAPLAGVLGGVPRVVHFHGPWADESFPEGGGGLSIAARRALERFVYRSGTRHIVLSRAFGDILERTYGVRDESIRVVPGCVDVDRFDIATTKDEARELLGVATDRPLVFCVRRLVTRMGLENLIDAMFFVRQAVPDVLLVIAGKGPLAELLQARIEARGLVSAVHLAGFVEDAALPLWYRAADLSVVPTVSLEGFGLTTIESLAAGTPVLVTPVGGLPEAVAPLSPDLVLPAGGFHAIAAGMADALRGRIALPDADACLAYARGRFDLPVVARGVARVYREAIEAH
- a CDS encoding glycosyltransferase family 4 protein translates to MCILIVTHVVAKNDGQGRVNYEIARAALEAGHEVTLLASAADSALAAHPRARFVKIAPSKLPSRLVQYQLFAWRTAVWIAAHRDAFDVIHVNGFITWARAHVNAVHFVHDGWYRCGFYPFRARRGAYHAYQVLYTRLNAWCERWALRRAEAIVPVSAKVAQEVAALGIADARLHVIHNGVDFDEFAPGASERERFGLPRDPFMALFAGDLRMSRKNLDTVLRALRETPPHVHLAVAGILRNSPYPALAQSLGVADRVHFLDLVKDMPALMRSVDAFVFPSRYEPLGLVLLEAMAAALPVVTARTAGGAEMIEAGASRDDPHGTHDPHDAAPTEDAPHTGPAAGIVLDDPDDAAALATALVQLATDRVAARQMGEAARQRAATLGWPRMAERYLALYEEVRTPAPRAARAPHSIAAARP
- a CDS encoding GNAT family N-acetyltransferase, which gives rise to MNWKTLEFEQLTAREMYLILRARSAVFVVEQSHVCLDPDGHDEAALHVFGAEDITRPMPIVAYARVKPGDAEDPDIVIDKVLTSPSRRGDGTAEQLIERVLNAIAQRWPGRTVRVSAPLGLRQFYEQFGFRKTEGPFLEYGVPFIGLTRSSRAAKPLVNGTRRERSGFTLGSIFEL
- a CDS encoding acyl carrier protein — its product is MKNVLRRILSESARLSVSPDTLADDADLYAAGLSSLATVHLMLAIEDEFGIEIPDRMLTRRLFSSIDSLAAAVTELQQAKAAA
- a CDS encoding acyl-CoA dehydrogenase family protein encodes the protein MNAPLLHTPPAPGANAAAQDAAGTSAAPLAAVGTEPGWRAAARRAAQVAAQHADAVDRDARFPHEAFDALRRERLLSAMLAPELGGMGLPVADIATICGILAEACASTGMIYAMHQIQVACIDEHRHGSAWHRDFLAQLADKQWLLASATSEETIGGNTRTSACAVELDGDDASAALRIEKLATAVSYGAYADSVLMTARRNAEAAASDQVLIVTLPSNTTLEKRGTWDSLGMRGTCTEPFRIVSHGTAAQILPTPFADISDQTMLPISHMLWSSVWTGVATDAVNRAKAFFRAQARAKPGSVPPAGLRLAEAVGLLQMMQARLAVALDADRAAHAARQRAGDQCQFDAPLAAMLGFASDMNTLKTSISATALQVVQEVLMICGLAGYKNGTEYSVGRHLRDLHSAPLMINNDRIAQNTANLLLAQRPAAPGRA
- a CDS encoding amino acid--[acyl-carrier-protein] ligase, with translation MNTMTETAQLAAADPAASAAAGADERAAEPTFRDELLAKGILIDTGENGLYGRSQVFEDVVDRLNVAITHLGADQQPEVLRFPPAMRRTDFEDSEYLKSFPNLAGTIHSFCGNDAGHQRLLRCLDDAMAERDDDRDPAWMEQQQPTRVVMTPAACYPVYPVISRRGPLPQGGATIDVLSYCFRHEPSLDPARMQMFRQREYVRLGSPDEVMAFRQMWIERGSLLVSLLALPVDVDLANDPFFGRGGKIIADSQRQQALKFELLIPVANPESKTACLSFNYHMDHFGVIWKLQCADGSVAHTGCVGFGMERITLALFRHHGLDVKAWPADVRALLWGDTQRVVQDALDAKRGGTA